The region CGATCGACGAACTGCGCGCCCTCGCCGACGCTCAGGACGGGCCGGCCGCGAATCGCCTTCAGCCACTCGGCTTCATCGGGTGTATCCGGCGGAAGATAGAGCAGGTTGCAACGATCCGCCGCCGACGGGGAATCGACGCTCCGGGTCTGCAGCACGCGCCCGCGCTGCCGCCGCTCCGCCAGCACGCGATCGAGGATGCCGCGGAACGTCCCCAGCCCGGCCACGCAGAGCATGAGCGGCGCCTCGGAATCGGGCACCACCGAGCTGGGCCATTCGACGTAACGGGTGAAGTTGACGAGGTAGGCGGCCTTCACTCCGGCCTCGAGCTCCGAGGCGGGCACCTGGGCGCCGGCGGTGCCGATGCCGAACCCGAGCAGCAGGAACAGCGCCGCGGGCGGGCCAACGATGCCGCAGCGCGGGCCCCGCCGGCGGGCGCGCGACAGTCCAGCCGCTAGAAGCGCCACTCGAGGTCGAGGCGAACCCGGCGTTCGATCGCGCGCCGCTCGGCTTCGAAGGGGCCCGGGCGGAACTCCGCGTGGCGCGGCGCGAGCAGGTCCTGCCCCACCAGCGCCACCCTGAGACCGGGGCGGACCGACCAGGCGACGCGCGCGTCGCCCTGGAGATAATCCGGAATCGCGGGAATGGCGGGCGGGTGCAGCGCAGAGACGTAGCGCAGTGCAAGATCGAGATCCACGGCGGCCGGCAGCGAAAAGGAGGAGCGAAGAGCAGCCTCGTGGCGCGGATTCAATTGAGCGACGAAATCGGGGAGCGCATTCGGGGTGCTCTCGTCAGGCTCGATGGTGCTGTGCAGGTAGGTATAGCTCGCGCGGAGCCGCATCCGCCGCGTGGTCTGCCACGTGGCGGCGAGCGTACCGCCGTAGCTCGCCGCGGTGGCGTCGTTGACAATCGCGAACGGAAGCACCAGCCGCCCGTCCACCCTGCCGACCGAGCTCGGAAGCAAGGCACGGATGCGGCTGTAGTCGTTGTAGAAGAGGTCGGCATCCAGCGCGAGGCCCCTCACCGGGTGGCCCCGGTAGCCCAGCTCGTACGCGATGAGCCGCTCGGCCGCGAAATCGTCGTTGCCCTCGACCACGGCTGTCACCGGCGGCGGGCCCGGAGCGGTGACCGCGTTCTCGAAGATGTCGGTGTCCACCCGCGACGGGATGCGCACCGCCCGCGATACGGCCGACCAGAGGGTGTGCCGCGGAGTAAGCTGCCAGAGCAGCCGGACGTTCGGCTGTACCTCGAGCCCGCTGAAGCTGTTGTGCTCCAGCTTGGTGCCGAGGGTGAGATGCCAGCCATTCGCGCCAAGCGCGATGTCGT is a window of Gemmatimonadales bacterium DNA encoding:
- a CDS encoding YfiR family protein; this translates as MALLAAGLSRARRRGPRCGIVGPPAALFLLLGFGIGTAGAQVPASELEAGVKAAYLVNFTRYVEWPSSVVPDSEAPLMLCVAGLGTFRGILDRVLAERRQRGRVLQTRSVDSPSAADRCNLLYLPPDTPDEAEWLKAIRGRPVLSVGEGAQFVDRDGMIGFVIVNETVRFGINLTAARAAGLRISSRVLSLATRVQDEPGER